The following coding sequences are from one Seonamhaeicola sp. ML3 window:
- a CDS encoding vancomycin high temperature exclusion protein has product MKYLKRTIQFFLFALLLITSINAWISIQAKNLIYDNVHSIPKNKVGLVLGAGKLTANGRINLYYLYRLEAAITLYKSGKIDYILVSGDNSRKDYDEPTDFKNDLIERGIPEDKIYLDYAGFRTLDSVIRAKEIFGQTSLTIISQKFHNERALYLAKYKNIKAIAYNAKDIKGRYGTKTRLREYLARTKASLDLLFNIQPKFLGKKIEIS; this is encoded by the coding sequence ATGAAATACTTAAAAAGAACCATACAGTTTTTTCTTTTTGCTTTGTTGCTAATAACATCAATAAACGCATGGATAAGCATTCAGGCAAAAAACTTGATTTATGATAACGTACACTCAATTCCTAAGAACAAAGTAGGATTGGTTTTAGGGGCTGGAAAACTTACCGCAAATGGTAGAATTAACCTTTATTATTTATATAGACTAGAGGCAGCCATTACACTATACAAATCTGGTAAGATAGATTACATTTTGGTAAGTGGTGACAACAGCCGAAAAGATTATGACGAACCTACCGATTTTAAAAACGACTTAATTGAGCGAGGAATTCCCGAAGATAAAATATATCTAGATTACGCAGGTTTTAGAACTCTAGATTCTGTAATTAGAGCTAAAGAAATATTTGGTCAAACATCCTTAACAATCATCTCCCAGAAGTTCCATAACGAACGCGCCTTGTATCTAGCAAAATATAAAAACATTAAAGCCATTGCATATAATGCTAAAGACATTAAAGGGCGTTACGGAACAAAAACAAGGTTGCGAGAGTATCTTGCAAGAACAAAAGCTTCACTGGATTTATTGTTTAATATTCAACCAAAATTTTTAGGTAAAAAAATTGAGATTTCATGA
- a CDS encoding DUF2809 domain-containing protein gives MTNQFNRTYLVLTLLILITEILIAIYIKTGFVRHTLGDVLATILVFSFFRSFLKVNPIKLGIYVLIFAFTLELIQFLNVLDYFNVQNKIVRIALGTTFQATDLIAYTLGVVIIVITDIKLFSNE, from the coding sequence ATGACAAATCAATTCAATAGAACATATTTAGTTTTAACACTTCTAATTTTAATAACAGAAATACTAATCGCCATCTATATAAAAACAGGCTTTGTTAGACATACATTGGGAGATGTTTTAGCAACAATTTTAGTTTTCTCTTTTTTTAGAAGTTTTCTTAAAGTGAACCCAATAAAGCTAGGCATTTATGTATTAATTTTTGCTTTTACCCTGGAACTCATTCAGTTTTTAAATGTTCTTGATTATTTCAATGTTCAAAATAAAATAGTAAGGATAGCTCTTGGAACGACCTTTCAAGCAACAGATCTTATAGCCTACACTTTAGGTGTAGTAATAATTGTAATTACAGACATAAAATTATTTTCCAATGAATAA
- a CDS encoding DUF1361 domain-containing protein, with protein MNNIKQLINNQFKTFALLTVSIVFSMVLLMIRMKLTHSFFYLFLVWNLFLAVIPFAITSYLASLPKLNKFELISWFGVWLLFLPNAPYIITDLLHLKRSDSHLLWLDILVVGSFAMVGLMLFFISILDMKNCLVKRIKLKYVNSLITIIIFLCGFGVYLGRFLRYNSWEIVQDPISLFSDILEIIFYPGQYSEAWLFTLLYGTFLMVGFYLFKVISSK; from the coding sequence ATGAATAACATAAAACAACTCATTAACAACCAGTTTAAAACATTTGCCTTATTAACTGTTTCTATAGTTTTCAGCATGGTGCTGTTAATGATTAGAATGAAGCTAACACATTCCTTTTTTTACTTGTTTTTGGTTTGGAATTTGTTTCTGGCAGTCATACCCTTTGCCATTACGAGCTATTTGGCAAGTCTCCCCAAGCTTAATAAATTTGAGCTAATTAGTTGGTTTGGTGTATGGCTGCTTTTTTTACCTAATGCCCCTTATATTATAACAGACCTTTTGCATTTAAAAAGAAGTGATTCTCATCTATTATGGTTAGATATTCTTGTGGTTGGTTCCTTTGCCATGGTTGGTCTTATGCTTTTCTTTATTTCGATTCTAGATATGAAAAATTGTCTTGTGAAAAGGATAAAACTAAAATATGTGAATTCTTTAATCACGATTATTATTTTCCTTTGTGGCTTTGGCGTTTACTTAGGAAGGTTTTTGAGATACAACTCATGGGAAATAGTTCAAGACCCTATTTCTCTATTTAGTGATATTTTAGAAATTATATTCTACCCAGGTCAATATTCTGAAGCTTGGTTATTCACACTATTATATGGAACCTTTTTAATGGTTGGGTTTTATCTTTTCAAGGTTATTTCATCTAAATAA